In one window of Henckelia pumila isolate YLH828 chromosome 1, ASM3356847v2, whole genome shotgun sequence DNA:
- the LOC140866093 gene encoding neutral ceramidase 2-like → MYGHSIHQYSSLISIGLFLIYFSILVAAHAEYFIGLGSYDMTGPAAGVNMMGYANMEQVTGGIHFRLRARAFIVAENDTQGNRIAFVNLDAGMASQLVTIKVMERLKSRYGNLYDENNVAISGTHTHAGPGGYLQYITYSVTSLGFVPQSFDAIVTAIELSIVQAHENLRPGSIFIDTGDVENAGINRSPSAYLLNPPEERAMYPRNVDTTMTLLKFVDRNSGKSIGAFSWFATHGTSMSRDNKLVSGDNKGAAARFFEDWFASTSKNSSVSSWKNGRGVSSALVEEASRINATGGQPCQKTTSQSSKVRKQDGSRFVGAFCQSNVGDVSPNVLGAFCLDSGKPCDFNHSSCHGNDQLCVGRGPGYPDEILSTKIIGERQFQKAVDLFSTAKEEISGKIDHRLVYLNITNIEVVLDGNQVVKTCPAALGPGFVAGTTDGPGIFGFQQGDSEINEFWKMVRDAIKEPSQYQIDCQKPKTVLLDTGEMFWPYAWAPAILPIQMLRLGQLVILSVPGEFTTMAGRRLREAVKETLISSGNGEFSNDTYVLIAGLTNTYSQYIATFEEYEQQRYEGASTLYGPYTLAAYVQEFKNLAQAMAKGDKNNGTGLIPPDLSSVQISLLQDPSGDAPPPGIKFGDIKFDVSGGSFKKGDKINATFWSSNPRYDLLTEGTFAVVEMLQGGRWVPAYDDDDFCLYFKWDGPFFGPSPYGLATIEWQVPQEVSPGVYRFRHYGSFKTSKDSSVNYFTGASSGFTVS, encoded by the exons ATGTATGGCCATTCCATACATCAATATTCATCATTAATCTCCATAGGTTTGTTCCTAATTTACTTCTCAATACTAGTTGCAGCCCATGCAGAGTACTTCATAGGATTGGGGAGCTACGACATGACCGGCCCGGCAGCCGGAGTAAACATGATGGGATATGCTAACATGGAACAAGTGACCGGAGGCATACATTTTCGACTCAGGGCTAGAGCGTTTATCGTCGCCGAAAATGATACACAGGGAAATAGGATTGCTTTTGTTAACCTTGATGCAGGAATGGCTTCTCAACTTGTTACTATTAAGGTGATGGAGAGACTAAAATCAag GTATGGAAATCTTTACGACGAAAATAATGTCGCGATAAGTGGAACTCACACACATGCTGGTCCAGGGGGATATTTACAGTATATAACATACTCAGTCACTTCTCTTGGATTCGTTCCGCAGTCTTTCGACGCCATTGTCACTGCAATCGAGCTCAGCATTGTCCAAGCTCATGAAAATCTAAGGCCTGGTTCCATTTTTATCGACACAG GAGATGTAGAAAATGCGGGGATAAACCGGAGTCCTAGCGCATATCTGTTGAACCCGCCGGAGGAAAGGGCTATGTATCCAAGAAACGTGGATACAACAATGACCCTTTTGAAATTTGTTGATAGAAACAGTGGGAAAAGCATTGGTGCGTTCAGTTGGTTTGCAACACATGGAACTTCTATGAGCAGGGACAACAAGCTCGTTAGTGGCGACAACAAAGGCGCTGCTGCCCGGTTTTTCGAAGACTGGTTCGCTTCCACAAGCAAAAATTCCTCTGTTTCTTCCTGGAAGAATGGTAGAGGAGTTTCAA GTGCATTGGTGGAGGAAGCTTCAAGAATCAATGCGACAGGGGGGCAACCGTGCCAGAAAACGACTAGCCAAAGCTCGAAAGTGAGGAAACAGGATGGATCACGGTTTGTAGGAGCGTTTTGCCAATCCAATGTTGGAGATGTAAGCCCCAACGTGCTGGGAGCATTTTGCTTAGACAGTGGAAAGCCCTGTGATTTCAACCACTCGTCGTGCCATGGCAACGATCAGCTTTGTGTAGGCCGCGGACCAGG ATATCCTGATGAGATTTTGAGCACTAAAATCATAGGGGAGAGGCAGTTTCAAAAGGCCGTGGACTTATTTTCGACTGCTAAAGAGGAAATCAGTGGAAAGATCGATCACCGGTTAGTGTACCTGAATATCACTAACATTGAAGTTGTGTTAGATGGAAACCAGGTGGTGAAAACTTGCCCTGCTGCTCTCGGACCTGGTTTTGTCGCGGGGACTACTGATGGACCGGGCATTTTCGGTTTTCAGCAAGGGGATAGCGAG ATTAATGAGTTCTGGAAGATGGTAAGAGATGCCATTAAAGAACCAAGCCAATACCAAATCGACTGTCAAAAACCGAAGACTGTTCTTCTCGACACTGGGGAAATGTTTTGGCCTTATGCTTGGGCG CCAGCAATTCTGCCAATTCAAATGCTGAGGTTGGGGCAACTTGTCATTCTATCCGTACCAGGAG AGTTTACGACAATGGCTGGAAGAAGACTAAGGGAGGCGGTGAAAGAAACACTGATAAGTTCTGGAAATGGAGAATTTAGCAACGATACCTATGTACTCATAGCAGGCCTAACAAACACATACTCTCAGTATATAGCCACTTTTGAAGAATATGAGCAGCAACGGTATGAG GGTGCATCGACGCTCTACGGCCCTTACACGTTAGCCGCGTATGTCCAAGAATTCAAGAACCTTGCACAAGCAATGGCGAAAGGAGACAAAAACAACGGAACCGGTTTAATCCCTCCTGATCTCTCGTCTGTTCAAATTAGTCTTTTGCAAGATCCATCCGGGGATGCTCCCCCACCGGGGATAAAGTTCGGTGACATAAAATTCGACGTGAGCGGGGGCTCTTTCAAGAAGGGAGACAAGATAAACGCGACGTTTTGGAGCTCAAATCCGAGGTATGATCTGCTGACAGAAGGGACATTTGCTGTGGTCGAAATGCTTCAAGGGGGACGATGGGTGCCTGCTTATGATGACGACGATTTCTGCCTATACTTCAAGTGGGACGGCCCGTTTTTCGGTCCCTCTCCCTATGGCCTCGCAACTATTGAGTGGCAAGTGCCACAAGAGGTCAGTCCCGGAGTGTATCGTTTTAGACACTATGGATCGTTTAAGACATCCAAGGACTCATCGGTTAACTATTTCACCGGGGCGTCGAGTGGATTCACAGTGTCTTAA